One region of Bacillota bacterium genomic DNA includes:
- a CDS encoding UPF0175 family protein: MQLNIGIPEEVVRALKVPPQEAEAELRRELALALYRRGALPLGKARLLAGMNRRDFEEFLGQRGVPRHYGEEELEEDVRYARRGG; encoded by the coding sequence ATGCAGCTAAACATCGGGATTCCTGAAGAAGTTGTACGCGCGCTGAAGGTGCCGCCCCAGGAGGCGGAAGCGGAATTGCGCAGGGAACTGGCGCTGGCCCTTTACCGGAGAGGTGCTCTCCCGCTGGGTAAGGCCAGGCTTCTCGCCGGGATGAACCGGCGGGATTTCGAGGAGTTTCTGGGACAGAGGGGAGTGCCGCGGCATTACGGCGAGGAAGAATTGGAGGAAGATGTCCGGTATGCCCGGCGCGGTGGCTGA